Proteins found in one Alteromonas macleodii genomic segment:
- a CDS encoding 3-hydroxybutyrate dehydrogenase, producing the protein MNKRTIFITGGASGIGFGIAESMLKQGHQVIIADINEQAARDAVTKLAHLDSSASAVAVDVCNAEQVAALPEALGNLTVDVLINNAGIQHVSRIEDFPADKWQQLINIMLVGPALLTQAFLPAMRQQNYGRIINVGSIHSLVASPYKSAYVAAKHGLLGFAKTIALETGDCDVTINTLCPAYVKTPLVEQQITAQAKENNLTEEEVITKIMLEPMPKKQFVSVKELADTASFLMSPSARNITGQTMVLDGGWTAR; encoded by the coding sequence ATGAATAAGCGCACCATATTTATCACAGGCGGCGCAAGCGGCATTGGCTTTGGCATTGCCGAGTCAATGCTGAAACAAGGCCATCAAGTGATCATCGCTGATATAAATGAGCAGGCGGCGAGAGACGCTGTGACCAAGCTTGCACATTTAGACAGTTCGGCGAGTGCCGTTGCTGTAGATGTCTGCAATGCAGAGCAAGTTGCCGCACTGCCAGAGGCATTAGGAAATCTTACCGTCGATGTATTAATCAACAACGCAGGTATACAGCACGTTTCTCGTATAGAGGACTTCCCTGCAGATAAGTGGCAGCAGCTAATAAACATAATGCTGGTTGGCCCTGCTCTGTTAACCCAAGCTTTTTTGCCGGCAATGCGACAGCAAAACTACGGACGTATTATTAATGTAGGCTCTATCCACTCTTTGGTTGCCTCGCCATATAAGTCTGCTTATGTAGCAGCAAAGCATGGGCTATTGGGGTTTGCAAAAACCATTGCGCTTGAAACGGGTGACTGTGATGTGACAATTAACACCCTCTGCCCTGCGTATGTTAAAACCCCTTTGGTAGAACAACAAATTACAGCACAGGCGAAAGAGAATAACCTCACCGAGGAAGAGGTAATAACAAAAATCATGTTAGAACCCATGCCCAAAAAACAATTCGTAAGCGTTAAGGAACTTGCAGATACCGCGAGTTTCTTAATGTCGCCTAGTGCTCGCAATATTACTGGGCAAACCATGGTGCTCGACGGGGGTTGGACGGCCAGGTAG
- a CDS encoding E22 family MetX-like putative esterase, whose protein sequence is MNWKIRCTPKLMMIGSEHNNRRLKEPCVLAVQKYVTSLKLVALHFARKSRALLGLLASLLVTFHCQVTASEIEQKESLIVEKQIFEMPYFTTFGGKQIKNVKVGWEAYGTLDDTKSNVILITHYFSGSSHAAGKYNENDSAGGYWDSIIGPGKAIDTDRFYVISVDTLVNLNAYDPKIITTGPASINPDTGKPYGLDFPVVTIRDFVNVQKALLESLGISKLYAVIGPSMGSMQAIDWASAYPDWVERMISVIGAGQSDAWTTAALEHWATPITLDKNWNNGNYTKQKAPLDGLAASLMLITQNALTPSFFNEQGNTLDFKNVESAPLNDIRQSHSIVSWLRERAEARAQKMDANHLLYLVRACQLFVAGHKGSLKQGLASIEAETLFIPAKTDLLLMPYLSQGAHQALISTDIDSTLVTLDGKLGHLEGVTNISAQAEAIRQFLENDKAAL, encoded by the coding sequence ATGAACTGGAAAATTAGGTGTACTCCAAAACTAATGATGATAGGAAGCGAGCATAATAACCGGCGGTTAAAAGAGCCATGCGTATTGGCGGTACAAAAATATGTGACTTCACTTAAGCTGGTAGCCCTACACTTTGCTAGGAAGTCACGCGCCCTGCTCGGGTTGCTTGCGTCGCTTCTCGTAACGTTTCATTGTCAGGTAACGGCGAGTGAGATTGAGCAAAAAGAATCGCTGATAGTAGAAAAGCAGATATTTGAAATGCCTTACTTTACAACCTTTGGTGGCAAACAGATTAAAAATGTAAAAGTAGGTTGGGAGGCATACGGAACTCTAGACGACACCAAAAGTAATGTAATTCTTATAACTCATTATTTTTCAGGCTCTTCTCATGCGGCGGGAAAATATAACGAAAACGATTCAGCGGGAGGATACTGGGATAGTATTATAGGCCCCGGGAAAGCCATTGATACAGATCGCTTTTATGTAATTAGCGTTGACACACTGGTCAACTTGAATGCTTACGACCCAAAGATAATAACCACAGGCCCAGCATCAATTAATCCAGACACGGGAAAACCTTATGGACTGGACTTTCCCGTTGTCACCATACGTGACTTTGTAAATGTTCAAAAAGCACTTCTTGAAAGCTTAGGTATTAGCAAACTGTACGCAGTTATTGGACCTTCTATGGGCTCTATGCAGGCTATAGATTGGGCGAGCGCTTACCCCGACTGGGTTGAACGTATGATTTCAGTTATCGGAGCAGGTCAAAGCGACGCCTGGACCACCGCAGCACTAGAGCACTGGGCAACGCCAATAACGCTTGATAAAAACTGGAACAATGGTAATTACACAAAACAGAAAGCGCCCCTTGATGGCCTAGCTGCATCGCTTATGCTCATTACGCAAAACGCTCTTACACCCTCGTTTTTTAATGAACAGGGCAACACATTGGATTTTAAAAATGTTGAATCGGCGCCGCTTAATGATATACGCCAGTCACACAGTATTGTAAGCTGGCTTCGCGAACGAGCAGAAGCTCGCGCTCAAAAAATGGATGCCAACCACCTTTTATACCTAGTACGCGCTTGCCAGCTTTTTGTTGCCGGGCATAAAGGCAGCCTAAAACAAGGGTTGGCGTCTATCGAAGCAGAAACACTGTTTATTCCAGCCAAAACTGATTTGCTTCTTATGCCTTACTTATCGCAAGGTGCACACCAAGCGCTTATTTCAACTGATATCGACAGCACATTAGTTACGCTAGATGGCAAATTAGGGCATTTAGAAGGAGTGACTAACATATCCGCTCAAGCCGAGGCCATTCGCCAATTTTTAGAAAATGATAAGGCAGCATTGTAA
- a CDS encoding iron-containing alcohol dehydrogenase has product MSYQIILPRVMHIGKGASRRVAETLKGLNCRKPLLVTDKMMVELGYSAAIVQALKEAEINADVFSDTVPEPTVNSINRGVDAFKANDYDSIIALGGGSPIDSAKAIAILGKYGGEMRDYKFPRVVDEPGVPIIAIPTTAGTGSEATRFTIITDENTTEKMLCVGLGFMPTAALVDYSLTQSLPARVTADTGIDALTHAIEAFVSRKANLYSDAQALSAMALIAPKLRTVFADPTNETARESMMLGSTLAGIAFSNASVALVHGMSRPIGAAFHVPHGLSNAMLLPAVTAFSIPSSPVRYAQCARAMGVATQSDSDDVANQKLINELKALNADLQVPTPAEFGIDKETFFASTSTMAEQALASGSPGNNPRVPTIEEMVAIYVSLWE; this is encoded by the coding sequence ATGTCTTATCAAATTATTTTGCCTAGAGTGATGCATATAGGGAAGGGCGCGAGTCGTCGGGTGGCTGAAACGCTTAAAGGCCTTAACTGTCGCAAACCGTTATTGGTTACCGATAAGATGATGGTTGAATTGGGATACAGCGCTGCCATAGTGCAAGCGCTAAAAGAGGCTGAAATTAACGCAGATGTGTTTTCAGATACGGTGCCAGAGCCAACAGTAAATTCGATTAACCGAGGTGTGGATGCATTTAAAGCCAACGATTATGACAGCATTATCGCCTTAGGTGGTGGAAGCCCTATCGATAGCGCAAAAGCCATAGCCATTTTGGGTAAATACGGCGGCGAAATGCGAGACTACAAATTCCCTCGAGTTGTCGATGAGCCGGGAGTGCCTATTATCGCTATTCCCACAACGGCGGGCACTGGCTCTGAAGCAACGCGATTCACTATTATTACTGACGAAAACACCACAGAGAAAATGTTGTGTGTTGGTCTAGGGTTTATGCCAACGGCAGCACTCGTCGATTATTCGTTAACCCAAAGCTTGCCTGCACGCGTTACCGCCGATACTGGCATTGATGCACTCACCCACGCTATTGAAGCGTTTGTAAGCCGCAAAGCCAATCTATACAGCGACGCCCAGGCACTATCGGCTATGGCGTTAATTGCGCCTAAACTACGTACTGTATTTGCAGATCCAACAAATGAAACGGCTAGAGAATCAATGATGCTGGGCTCAACGCTTGCGGGTATTGCTTTTTCAAACGCATCAGTGGCCCTTGTTCATGGTATGAGTCGACCTATCGGCGCTGCGTTTCATGTCCCTCACGGTTTATCGAATGCCATGTTATTGCCTGCGGTTACCGCCTTTTCAATTCCAAGTTCACCAGTGCGCTATGCACAATGTGCCCGCGCGATGGGGGTCGCTACGCAAAGTGACTCAGATGATGTGGCGAATCAAAAGCTTATCAATGAGTTAAAAGCACTTAATGCCGATTTACAAGTGCCCACGCCAGCCGAGTTCGGAATTGATAAAGAAACGTTTTTTGCTTCGACCTCAACAATGGCTGAGCAAGCTTTGGCATCTGGCTCTCCCGGCAATAACCCCCGCGTACCCACTATTGAAGAAATGGTCGCCATCTATGTCTCACTTTGGGAATAG
- a CDS encoding prolyl oligopeptidase family serine peptidase, translating to MMKPKPFLRRAMWLSLLSVSALSFSSPSFSADASAQGDVPSLTLDLENVTVSGLSSGGYMATQFQLAHSDWVKGVGVIAGGPYFCAKGDITTALAQCVNRVEGEIDLEALNKKAAQYEAEGKIASLSNMKDAKVWLFHGTQDTRVIAQVSDLLFEQYKLWTDTPNITYVNDKPMAHLFPTENNGVNCMKSESPFIGNCDYDAAGAMLSHLFEELSTPDEELSGKLHSVDQQNAAGSDAKTLASEGFVYVPASCAQGEPCRAHISFHGCNQYADAVGDAYTTETGLNEWADDNNIVVLYPQAKKSLFMPLNPQGCWDWWGYASSDYANRDGAQIRAVKKLLFSLNSEPSSINVPGSINE from the coding sequence ATGATGAAACCTAAACCCTTTTTACGCCGCGCAATGTGGCTTTCTTTATTAAGCGTTAGCGCGCTTAGCTTTAGTTCGCCAAGTTTCAGCGCAGATGCATCAGCGCAGGGTGATGTTCCTTCGCTTACCCTCGATTTAGAGAATGTCACCGTTTCTGGCTTGTCCTCAGGCGGTTACATGGCAACACAATTTCAACTAGCACATAGCGACTGGGTGAAAGGCGTTGGTGTCATTGCTGGCGGCCCCTACTTTTGTGCAAAAGGTGATATAACCACCGCCCTCGCACAATGCGTGAACAGGGTAGAGGGAGAGATAGACCTTGAAGCGTTAAACAAAAAAGCCGCGCAGTATGAAGCTGAAGGAAAAATCGCCTCGCTTTCAAATATGAAAGACGCAAAAGTCTGGCTCTTCCACGGCACACAAGACACAAGAGTAATTGCACAAGTAAGCGATTTGTTATTTGAGCAATACAAATTGTGGACAGACACGCCAAATATTACCTACGTTAACGATAAACCCATGGCGCACCTGTTTCCCACAGAAAATAACGGCGTGAACTGCATGAAATCAGAAAGCCCCTTCATTGGAAACTGCGACTACGATGCGGCAGGCGCCATGCTTTCCCACCTTTTTGAAGAGCTTTCAACTCCTGACGAGGAACTGTCAGGAAAACTGCATTCAGTAGATCAGCAAAACGCGGCCGGTAGCGACGCCAAAACACTAGCAAGCGAGGGCTTTGTTTATGTTCCGGCAAGCTGCGCACAGGGCGAGCCCTGCAGAGCCCATATTAGCTTTCATGGCTGTAATCAGTATGCCGATGCCGTAGGCGATGCCTACACCACCGAAACAGGGCTAAATGAATGGGCTGATGACAACAATATTGTTGTGCTGTACCCACAAGCGAAAAAGTCGCTGTTTATGCCGTTAAATCCACAGGGCTGCTGGGATTGGTGGGGGTATGCGTCTAGCGATTATGCGAACAGAGACGGCGCGCAAATAAGGGCGGTGAAAAAGCTGTTGTTTTCATTAAATAGTGAACCTTCATCAATTAACGTCCCAGGGAGTATCAATGAATAA